In the genome of Arabidopsis thaliana chromosome 4, partial sequence, the window GATGGATCATTCCCTTTTCGATTTTAGCACTACGAGCCTACACCTTTCTTATTAATCTTCTTCAATATTCAATTTATTGGATAGCGTTTTTTTATACCTAACTCTgctttttcattgtttttttttttgttgtattttacTAGTTCATGATATGAATATGACTTTTGCGATagtagatttttaaaattatctttaGTAAATTAATTACCAAAATTGTTTGCAAAACACGTGATGATCTACACTTTAAAgactttgaaatatattttaaactgGTAAAAAAGATGCTTTCCGCCATAAAGTTGATCTCATcaagaaacacaaagagaGGTAgcaattaaaatattcaaagatgAAGAGCATTATTAGCACGAGCAACTCTTTTCCTCTGTCTCCACTTACAAAGGAACAAAACTTGATCTGCTTTATAGTAAAGAACAAAACTCAGGAAGTTCAAATTTGCTTGGGCAGAGAACCATGAgctacaaaaatacaaataactCTCACTTGATTCTCTTCAAGCTGTTACTTCTTCTGATCCTTTATTCTGCAGATCTCACAGCTTCAAGCTCATGTCGAAGTGAATGTGGAGGATGCAAATGTGGAGGAATTGCGATCCCATACCCTTTTGGAATCGGTAAGGGCTGCTATCTCGAGAAGTCATACGAAATCGAATGTCTTAATACTTCAGGAAAGCTTGTCCCCTTTCTTTCTGTAATTAGCAAAGAAGTTGTTAGTATCCATCTTCCTGGTAGGCAATCCTTTGGGTCAGTTCGTGTCAGAAGTCCGATAACATCCGCAGGATGTTCTAGTGATGGAAAAGACTCCGCACCAGTAATGAACTTGACGGATAGTCCTTTTTTCGTTAGTGACATAAACAACCTTGTGGGAGTTGGTTGCAGCAGCAAGGTGTCGTTGGAGCATATAAAGCAAAACATGGTGGGATGTGAGTTGAACTGCAGTACGACTAACGCGTCGGATAGCAACAGCATCCCTTTCTTCGACAAAACGGGGTGctctttttcttatactttCGCCCAGGTTTGTACAGGAAACAAACCGGAAGATATGGGATGCGATGGTAGGGGATGTTGTCAAGCGAGTCTACCTAGAGAGCCTCAACAAGTTATTGGTATCAGAATAGAGAGCAATGATGGAAAGTCAACAACAAGTGGAGACTGTAGAGTCGCCTTCTTAACTGATGAATTCTTCAGTTTGTCGAAGCTGACCAAACCAGAACAGTTACATGCTAAGAGATATGCTACATTAAGTCTAGGATGGATAATGCAGACGAGGAATACTTCCTTCGTCAACTCCTTGGCCTGCAAAATCAGAAAAGACACGGACACTGCTTACTCTAATGACCAGAGTATAAAGTGTATATGCGACTACACCATGAGCATCATTTCTGATATTAGGTATGCCAATTGTGAATGCAACCTAGGTTACAAAGGTAACCCATATGATTCGGACGGATGTAGAGGTCAGTATTATGTTCTTTCCTTATGCcctcctctttttttgtgtgtggaaGCAAGCATCCTTTCTAGAGAAGTTTCTTTCATCGTTTGACTATCGTATTTTCATCTTTCAATTATAGATATTGATGAATGTAAAGAGAATCCCAAATATTGTAAAGAAACAGACACTTGTGTGAATTTCGAGGGAGGCTATCGCTGTGTGGGCGATAAGACTAAAGCAATAATGATAGGTAGGTCACTGATTTTTGTTCCACAAATTTAGAGCTTTTAAAAAGCAAGTGATGATCAACCTATAATATTCTTGTGCGGTTTGGCAGGGGCGGGTACTGGTTTTGGGGTCTTAGTCCTAGTTGGTGGAGTATGGTGGTTGAGAAAGTTTCTAGTGAAGAGAAGGATGgcaaagaggaagaagaagttcttcaAACGTAATGGAGGACTACTGTTGCAACAAGAATTGAATACAAGACAAGGCGTTGTCGAAAAAGCAAGAATCTTCACCTCGAAAGAGCTAGAGAAAGCCACTGAAAACTTCAGCGAAAACAGAGTTCTTGGACATGGTGGTCAAGGTACTGTGTACAAAGGTATGCTTGTAGATGGTAGAACCGTTGCAgtcaagaaatcaaaagttatAGATGAAGACAAACTTCAAGAGTTCATCAATGAGGTCGTGATTCTCTCCCAGATAAACCATAGACATGTAGTCAAACTCTTGGGATGTTGTCTTGAGACAGAAGTTCCTATTCTGGTTTACGAGTTTATCATCAACGGAAACCTCTTTAAGCATATccacgaagaagaagctgatgatTACACTATGATATGGGGAATGCGTCTACGCATTGCTGTGGATATTGCAGGAGCTCTTTCTTATCTTCATTCTGCTGCATCTTCTCCAATTTATCATAGAGACATCAAGTCAACAAATATATTACTAGACGAAAAGTACCGAGCCAAGGTGGCTGATTTTGGAACATCAAGGTCAGTAACCATAGATCAAACTCATTGGACAACGGTTATTTCAGGTACGGTTGGGTATGTGGATCCAGAGTATTACCGGTCCAGCCAATATACTGAAAAGAGTGATGTTTATAGCTTTGGAGTCATTCTAGCGGAACTTATCACTGGAGATAAGCCTGTCATAATGGTACAAAACACTCAAGAAATAATAGCCTTGGCAGAGCATTTCAGAGTTGccatgaaagagagaagacttTCTGACATCATGGATGCTAGAATAAGAGATGATAGCAAACCGGAACAAGTGATGGCAGTAGCAAATCTGGCAATGAAGTGTTTGAGTTCTAGAGGAAGGAATCGTCCGAATATGAGAGAAGTTTTTACAGAGTTGGAAAGGATTTGTACGTCTCCGGAAGATTCACAGGTGCAGAACCGGattgacgaagaagaagaagaagatggagtagaagaagaagaagaagttgtgaCAATAGTACACAGAGGAGATTCTTGGAGCATTGGTGTTACTGCTCCAGCCTCAAGTATTGTGGCTTCACCTCCATCTTCAGATGTTGAACCATTGAATCCTCTTCTCACATGGTGACACTCAATCAGATCTTAAagtaatgatgatgaatgaatTTGATGTATCTCGTTAGAAATGTTTTCTGTAATAAATTTGAGTAGTTGTTAGTCTGTGTTTCCCGCTTAAGAACGtttgttgtgtgtttattATTCCTAACGTTCACCTTTGTGCCTCACCGATCACAGACTCTCTGCCATTGATTGAAACCAGCATAGTGGTTAATAGCAGCTGTCGAGTAGTGAACGTGGAAATAGCCCCACTCTAGAAATAAACAGAGGAAGCTGCGACTGCTGCGACCGGTACTCGTTCAGATAATCTGTTTTTGCTAACGTAGTCACTCTTGAATTTGGATCATTTTCGATTTTAATTCTAGGAGCCTAAAGTTTCCTCGTGTTTTTCTCGtgttagtttattttattcagAAATGAATAAAGTTAGTTATGGACGGTGTTTTTATACCCAACTCTgcttttcaagtttttattttttatttttttgtattatacGATTTCATGATGATATGAATATGACTTTTGCAAG includes:
- a CDS encoding wall-associated kinase (wall-associated kinase, putative; FUNCTIONS IN: kinase activity; INVOLVED IN: protein amino acid phosphorylation; LOCATED IN: plasma membrane; EXPRESSED IN: hypocotyl, root; CONTAINS InterPro DOMAIN/s: Wall-associated kinase (InterPro:IPR013695), EGF-like calcium-binding, conserved site (InterPro:IPR018097), Protein kinase, catalytic domain (InterPro:IPR000719), EGF calcium-binding (InterPro:IPR013091), Serine/threonine-protein kinase-like domain (InterPro:IPR017442), Protein kinase-like domain (InterPro:IPR011009), Serine/threonine-protein kinase, active site (InterPro:IPR008271); BEST Arabidopsis thaliana protein match is: Wall-associated kinase family protein (TAIR:AT4G31110.1); Has 122281 Blast hits to 119494 proteins in 4412 species: Archae - 129; Bacteria - 13513; Metazoa - 46678; Fungi - 10143; Plants - 33595; Viruses - 489; Other Eukaryotes - 17734 (source: NCBI BLink).), translating into MSYKNTNNSHLILFKLLLLLILYSADLTASSSCRSECGGCKCGGIAIPYPFGIGKGCYLEKSYEIECLNTSGKLVPFLSVISKEVVSIHLPGRQSFGSVRVRSPITSAGCSSDGKDSAPVMNLTDSPFFVSDINNLVGVGCSSKVSLEHIKQNMVGCELNCSTTNASDSNSIPFFDKTGCSFSYTFAQVCTGNKPEDMGCDGRGCCQASLPREPQQVIGIRIESNDGKSTTSGDCRVAFLTDEFFSLSKLTKPEQLHAKRYATLSLGWIMQTRNTSFVNSLACKIRKDTDTAYSNDQSIKCICDYTMSIISDIRYANCECNLGYKGNPYDSDGCRDIDECKENPKYCKETDTCVNFEGGYRCVGDKTKAIMIGAGTGFGVLVLVGGVWWLRKFLVKRRMAKRKKKFFKRNGGLLLQQELNTRQGVVEKARIFTSKELEKATENFSENRVLGHGGQGTVYKGMLVDGRTVAVKKSKVIDEDKLQEFINEVVILSQINHRHVVKLLGCCLETEVPILVYEFIINGNLFKHIHEEEADDYTMIWGMRLRIAVDIAGALSYLHSAASSPIYHRDIKSTNILLDEKYRAKVADFGTSRSVTIDQTHWTTVISGTVGYVDPEYYRSSQYTEKSDVYSFGVILAELITGDKPVIMVQNTQEIIALAEHFRVAMKERRLSDIMDARIRDDSKPEQVMAVANLAMKCLSSRGRNRPNMREVFTELERICTSPEDSQVQNRIDEEEEEDGVEEEEEVVTIVHRGDSWSIGVTAPASSIVASPPSSDVEPLNPLLTW